A section of the Streptomyces sp. Je 1-369 genome encodes:
- a CDS encoding methyltransferase domain-containing protein, with translation MTEAPAWADAARALADRVTANAPGWHEAVSNTPRHQLVPRWWQRIPNSPTQVWELVSPPESSAELLHAAYTDETLVTRVGPTHADHAAPGERAQGDPTSSSTLPGLIVSMAHRLDVQPGQRVLDVGTGSGYSAGLFARRFGDEHVTSVDVDPYLVEVARARLAEFGRAPRLEAVDATGELPDDEYDRIMATVSVRPVPASWLRALSPEGRVVTTVAHTALLITADMGTDGIARGTVQPDPATFMETRREADYPGKLDDVFVTARVRTGDDVRTPEGAIPDLWQEWPLRWLFELDTPGVETRAATYPDDGRRVVWLLAADGSWARAEDGPSPLVHQGGPRRLWDALERVRRRWEENGRFSLHSMRAELPPEGSHLLTPDESWRFTI, from the coding sequence ATGACCGAAGCGCCCGCATGGGCCGACGCCGCTCGTGCCCTCGCCGACAGGGTGACCGCGAACGCGCCCGGATGGCATGAAGCCGTCAGCAACACCCCGCGCCACCAACTCGTCCCGCGCTGGTGGCAGCGCATCCCGAACAGTCCCACGCAGGTGTGGGAGCTGGTGAGCCCGCCCGAGAGCTCCGCCGAGCTTCTGCACGCCGCCTACACGGACGAGACGCTGGTAACCCGCGTCGGCCCCACGCACGCCGACCACGCGGCCCCGGGTGAGCGTGCGCAGGGTGACCCCACGTCGTCCAGCACGCTGCCGGGACTCATCGTGTCCATGGCTCATCGGCTCGACGTGCAGCCCGGGCAACGTGTGCTCGACGTGGGCACCGGTTCCGGGTACTCCGCCGGTCTGTTCGCGCGCCGCTTCGGGGACGAGCACGTGACGAGCGTGGACGTGGACCCGTACTTGGTCGAGGTTGCCCGTGCGCGTCTCGCCGAGTTCGGGCGAGCCCCTCGACTGGAAGCTGTCGACGCGACGGGGGAACTCCCCGATGACGAGTACGACCGCATCATGGCGACCGTTTCCGTGCGGCCCGTCCCCGCCTCGTGGCTCCGCGCGCTCTCCCCCGAGGGACGAGTCGTCACGACCGTTGCGCACACCGCCCTGCTGATCACAGCGGACATGGGCACGGACGGAATCGCGCGGGGCACGGTGCAGCCCGATCCGGCGACGTTCATGGAGACCCGGCGCGAAGCGGACTACCCGGGGAAGCTGGACGACGTGTTCGTGACCGCCCGAGTACGCACGGGCGATGACGTACGGACCCCCGAGGGGGCGATTCCCGACCTGTGGCAGGAATGGCCGCTCCGGTGGCTGTTCGAGCTGGACACACCCGGGGTCGAGACCCGCGCGGCCACGTACCCGGACGACGGTCGGCGCGTGGTGTGGCTGCTCGCCGCGGACGGCTCATGGGCCCGGGCCGAGGATGGACCGTCGCCCCTGGTGCACCAGGGTGGTCCCCGCCGGCTCTGGGACGCTCTGGAACGTGTTCGCAGGAGATGGGAGGAGAACGGCAGGTTCTCTCTGCACTCGATGCGCGCGGAACTCCCCCCCGAGGGCAGCCACCTGCTGACTCCTGACGAGTCATGGCGCTTCACCATCTGA
- a CDS encoding DUF397 domain-containing protein encodes MPRQWQKSSFSGIDAENCVELARDEEHLLLRESDDPDTVIATTPARLNALVRWQKSR; translated from the coding sequence ATGCCGAGGCAATGGCAGAAGTCGTCCTTCTCGGGTATCGACGCCGAGAACTGCGTCGAGCTCGCCCGAGACGAGGAGCACCTCCTCCTCCGCGAGAGCGACGACCCGGACACGGTGATAGCCACCACGCCCGCGCGCCTGAACGCCTTGGTCCGCTGGCAGAAGTCCCGCTGA
- a CDS encoding DUF397 domain-containing protein, with translation MRGREMPGTQWQKSSFSGVEGPNCVELASVEGHLLLRESDDPDTVIATTPARLNALVRWQKSQRRSPKVREPARHR, from the coding sequence ATGAGAGGTCGAGAAATGCCTGGCACGCAGTGGCAGAAGTCGTCCTTCTCAGGCGTGGAGGGTCCGAACTGTGTCGAACTGGCCAGCGTCGAAGGGCACCTCCTCCTCCGCGAGAGCGACGACCCGGACACGGTGATAGCCACCACGCCCGCGCGCCTGAACGCCTTGGTCCGCTGGCAGAAGTCCCAGCGCCGAAGTCCAAAGGTTCGGGAGCCTGCTCGACACCGCTGA
- a CDS encoding helix-turn-helix domain-containing protein: MPLRENPTARQVRLGAELRKLRELAGRTAREAAGLLSTDQAKISHMESGRIGISEERIRRLAAFYSCDDVKLVDALCVIAGESRGQGWWDEYRGVLAPGFLNIAELEHHATCLRSVQTLNVPGVLQTEEYVRALHGSRASTLPAAEVDVRVEYRLRRRRIFERDVPPPFEAIVHEAALRMRFGGRKVAKGQLKYLLEASDWPSVTVRVIPFTNEHFIEVTSPLLYAGGVVPQLDTVQMDSPVGGLFIGAAAELKRYRRLLDLAEQSSLSEVESRHLIRRIVREL, encoded by the coding sequence ATGCCGCTGAGAGAAAACCCCACCGCTCGACAGGTCAGACTGGGCGCCGAACTCCGGAAGTTGAGGGAACTGGCAGGCAGGACGGCACGTGAAGCCGCAGGTCTGCTATCCACCGACCAGGCGAAGATCAGCCACATGGAGTCGGGCCGCATCGGGATCAGCGAGGAGCGGATCCGGCGCCTCGCGGCGTTCTACTCGTGCGACGACGTGAAGCTGGTCGATGCGCTTTGCGTCATCGCGGGGGAGTCGCGCGGGCAGGGTTGGTGGGACGAGTACAGGGGTGTGCTGGCACCGGGGTTCCTGAACATCGCGGAGTTGGAGCATCACGCGACGTGTCTGCGCAGCGTTCAGACGCTGAATGTGCCCGGTGTTCTCCAGACCGAGGAGTACGTGCGAGCGCTGCACGGCAGCCGCGCTTCCACGCTGCCCGCTGCGGAAGTCGACGTACGCGTGGAGTACCGGCTGAGGCGCCGGAGGATCTTCGAGCGGGACGTGCCGCCACCATTCGAAGCGATCGTGCACGAGGCGGCGTTGCGTATGCGCTTCGGCGGCCGAAAGGTCGCCAAGGGGCAGCTGAAGTACTTGCTGGAGGCTTCGGACTGGCCGTCGGTGACGGTCCGGGTCATCCCGTTCACCAACGAGCACTTCATCGAGGTGACCAGCCCTCTGCTGTACGCGGGAGGCGTCGTGCCGCAGTTGGATACCGTGCAGATGGACAGTCCCGTGGGCGGTCTCTTCATCGGTGCCGCCGCTGAACTAAAGAGGTACAGAAGGCTTCTGGACTTGGCCGAGCAGTCCTCGTTGTCCGAGGTGGAGTCCCGCCATCTCATCCGCCGCATCGTGCGAGAGCTATGA
- a CDS encoding ATP-binding protein, with the protein MDDQPSRTSQTYRLTTPNTPLSPKICRDTVAMLLTANGHRPDLTDTARTLVSEIVTNAVTHTGSLTIDLETVVLRDGVRVAVYDDHAATEPLAALDVSRDSEHGRGLLLVQALADDWGVAPAARPHGEGGEGKNVWFELR; encoded by the coding sequence ATGGATGACCAGCCGAGCAGAACGTCGCAGACCTACCGTCTCACCACCCCCAACACCCCCCTCTCCCCCAAGATCTGCCGCGACACCGTCGCGATGCTCCTCACCGCCAACGGCCACCGGCCCGACCTCACCGACACCGCCCGCACCCTCGTCTCCGAGATCGTGACCAACGCCGTGACGCACACAGGCTCACTGACCATCGACCTGGAGACCGTGGTCCTGCGCGACGGCGTGCGCGTCGCCGTGTACGACGATCACGCGGCCACCGAACCCCTCGCCGCGCTCGACGTTTCGCGGGACAGCGAGCACGGGCGTGGGTTGCTGCTCGTGCAGGCCCTTGCCGACGACTGGGGCGTAGCGCCTGCGGCTCGGCCTCACGGTGAGGGCGGTGAGGGCAAGAACGTCTGGTTCGAGCTTCGGTGA
- a CDS encoding PadR family transcriptional regulator: MADAPPTAWTRAALPLCLLGILDGEPKSYGYALLSRLGDAGLDGVKPATLYPALTRLEEEGAVEVEWGAGDGGPGRKYYRITEEGRARLRRDQAAWGNFSRTVASLLPAEGEAHEQDTRS, translated from the coding sequence GTGGCCGACGCCCCACCCACCGCCTGGACCCGCGCCGCGCTCCCCCTCTGCCTGCTCGGCATCCTCGACGGCGAGCCGAAGAGCTACGGGTACGCCCTGCTCAGTCGGCTCGGCGACGCGGGGCTCGACGGGGTGAAGCCCGCGACCCTCTATCCCGCCCTCACGCGCCTCGAAGAGGAAGGCGCCGTCGAGGTCGAGTGGGGGGCGGGCGACGGCGGACCAGGGCGGAAGTACTACCGGATCACCGAGGAGGGGCGGGCGAGACTGCGGCGTGACCAGGCCGCTTGGGGGAACTTCTCCCGTACCGTCGCCTCGCTCCTGCCGGCCGAGGGGGAAGCACATGAGCAAGACACCCGCAGCTGA
- a CDS encoding GNAT family N-acetyltransferase: MILEPLVAVDGALPGHLLTEVTGLYASNRAFFALSGDFPDPDDIRVERVAKALADELAHPDAEVLLARSRGRLVGVVLTLAHHPDPTDPDPWIGLLLVDADLHRTGVGREVTALVEERFRAAGRDAVRLAVLENNPKALRFWTALGYLVIGHREDRALHRPCAVLRKPL, encoded by the coding sequence ATGATCCTCGAACCGCTCGTCGCCGTCGACGGCGCGCTGCCCGGCCACCTCCTCACCGAGGTGACCGGGCTCTACGCGTCGAACCGCGCGTTCTTCGCGCTCAGCGGCGACTTCCCCGACCCCGACGACATCCGCGTCGAGCGGGTCGCCAAGGCCCTCGCGGACGAGCTCGCGCACCCGGACGCCGAGGTGCTGCTCGCGCGCTCGCGGGGCCGTCTCGTCGGCGTCGTCCTCACGCTCGCCCACCACCCGGACCCCACCGACCCCGACCCGTGGATCGGGCTGCTCCTGGTCGACGCGGACCTGCACCGCACGGGCGTGGGGCGGGAGGTGACGGCGCTCGTCGAGGAGCGGTTCCGGGCGGCGGGACGCGACGCCGTACGCCTCGCCGTCCTGGAGAACAACCCGAAGGCGCTCCGCTTCTGGACCGCGCTCGGCTACCTCGTCATCGGGCACCGCGAGGACCGCGCCCTGCACCGCCCGTGCGCGGTCCTGCGCAAGCCCCTCTGA
- a CDS encoding M1 family metallopeptidase, whose protein sequence is MQLRSTAARAATATCALTLLATVAGCSGAGVDGTPGADGLRDPYFPKLGNGGYDVAHYGLTLGYDPDSRHLTGTAEITARATKNLSSFDLDLKGLDVSGITVEGKAARFQRAGHELRVRPADELDRGETFRAVVRYSGTPETITDDDGAEEGWLKTDDGALALGEPAGSMAWFPGNHHPSDKASYDIQVTVPKGLKAVSNGELTRESTKNGRTTFAWHSAEPMASYLATVAIGEYEMQTSTTEDGLPVITAVDPSQAKASKKVLAKIPDVIEWSEYNFGPYPFSSAGAIVDREDDAGYALETQNRPVFPGAPDTDLLVHELAHQWFGNSVTPKSWRDMWLNEGFATYATWLYDEDHDGDSAQKTFDALYKGDYYEDKADNEAIWAFPPARPTDAASISDPPVYERAAMVIHKIRQAVGDDTFYDIVQGWTKTYRHKNADTKDFTEYVEQNAGGDDARDEVSKIWGDWLYGDGKPDRP, encoded by the coding sequence GTGCAACTGCGATCCACGGCCGCCCGAGCCGCCACCGCCACCTGTGCCCTCACCCTGCTCGCGACCGTCGCCGGCTGCAGCGGCGCGGGTGTCGACGGCACGCCGGGCGCCGACGGCCTGCGCGACCCGTACTTCCCCAAGCTGGGCAACGGCGGCTACGACGTGGCGCACTACGGCCTGACCCTCGGCTACGACCCCGACTCCCGGCACCTCACCGGGACCGCGGAGATCACCGCCCGCGCCACCAAGAACCTCAGCTCCTTCGACCTGGACCTCAAGGGCCTGGACGTCTCCGGCATCACCGTCGAGGGCAAGGCCGCCCGCTTCCAGCGCGCGGGCCACGAGCTGCGGGTCCGCCCGGCCGACGAGCTCGACCGGGGCGAGACGTTCCGCGCGGTCGTCCGCTACTCCGGCACTCCGGAGACCATCACCGACGACGACGGCGCCGAAGAGGGCTGGCTCAAGACGGACGACGGCGCGCTCGCGCTCGGCGAACCGGCCGGGTCGATGGCGTGGTTCCCCGGCAATCATCACCCGAGCGACAAGGCCTCGTACGACATACAGGTCACCGTTCCCAAGGGCCTGAAGGCCGTCTCCAACGGCGAGTTGACGCGCGAGTCGACGAAGAACGGCCGCACCACGTTCGCCTGGCACAGCGCCGAACCCATGGCGAGCTACCTGGCGACCGTGGCCATCGGCGAGTACGAGATGCAGACGTCGACGACGGAGGACGGGCTGCCCGTCATCACGGCCGTCGACCCCTCGCAGGCGAAGGCGAGCAAGAAGGTCCTTGCGAAGATCCCGGACGTCATCGAGTGGTCCGAGTACAACTTCGGCCCCTACCCCTTCTCCTCCGCCGGAGCGATCGTCGACCGCGAGGACGACGCGGGCTACGCGCTTGAGACCCAGAACCGCCCCGTCTTCCCGGGTGCCCCCGACACCGACCTCCTCGTCCACGAGCTGGCCCACCAGTGGTTCGGCAACTCCGTCACGCCCAAGTCGTGGCGCGACATGTGGCTCAACGAGGGCTTCGCGACGTACGCGACGTGGCTGTACGACGAGGACCACGACGGGGACAGCGCCCAGAAGACCTTCGACGCGCTCTACAAGGGCGACTACTACGAGGACAAGGCGGACAACGAAGCGATCTGGGCGTTCCCGCCCGCCAGGCCCACGGACGCCGCGAGCATCTCCGACCCGCCCGTCTACGAACGGGCCGCCATGGTCATCCACAAGATCCGTCAGGCCGTCGGCGACGACACGTTCTACGACATCGTGCAGGGCTGGACGAAGACGTACCGGCACAAGAACGCGGACACCAAGGACTTCACGGAGTACGTCGAGCAGAACGCGGGCGGCGACGACGCGCGCGACGAGGTCAGCAAGATCTGGGGCGACTGGCTGTACGGGGACGGAAAGCCGGACCGCCCCTGA
- a CDS encoding ankyrin repeat domain-containing protein, translating to MNTTAADRRLLDAARAGNAAEVTAALDEGARVEARDTELRSPLLLAATGDHVEAARVLVAAGADVNAQDHRSDSPWLVTGVTGSVAMLRVLLPAGPDLKLRNRFGGISVIPASERGHVAYVREVLRVTDTDVDHVNDLGWTALLEAVILGDGGRAHQEIVELLLAAGATPDLADRDGVTPLAHAERRGFDRIAALLRNVS from the coding sequence ATGAACACCACCGCTGCCGACCGGCGGCTGCTCGACGCCGCCCGGGCCGGGAACGCCGCCGAAGTGACCGCCGCCCTCGACGAGGGCGCCCGCGTCGAGGCACGCGACACCGAGCTGCGCAGCCCGCTGCTGCTCGCCGCCACCGGCGACCACGTGGAGGCGGCCCGCGTACTTGTCGCCGCCGGTGCCGACGTCAACGCGCAGGACCACCGTTCCGACAGTCCGTGGCTGGTCACCGGCGTGACGGGCAGCGTCGCCATGTTGCGCGTACTGCTGCCCGCGGGACCTGACCTGAAGCTGCGCAACCGCTTCGGCGGGATCTCCGTGATCCCCGCGTCGGAGCGCGGGCATGTCGCGTACGTACGGGAAGTGCTGCGTGTCACCGACACCGACGTCGACCACGTCAACGACCTCGGCTGGACGGCCCTCCTCGAAGCCGTGATCCTCGGCGACGGCGGCCGCGCGCACCAGGAGATAGTCGAGCTGCTCCTCGCCGCGGGCGCGACGCCGGACCTCGCGGACCGGGACGGCGTCACCCCGCTCGCGCATGCCGAGCGGCGCGGTTTCGACCGCATCGCGGCGCTGCTGCGGAACGTGTCATGA
- a CDS encoding GlcG/HbpS family heme-binding protein, with amino-acid sequence MQKLSRRTRVLTVAATAAVLGAGTFGAVSATAGTPDAASKAAVTADAGNKNLTQSTHLTVAAATKAAQATLDAAKKENQRVSVAVVDRNGNTIVELRGDGAGPQSPESAVKKAYTAVSWNAPTSELTKRLEQAPNLKDIPGTLFLAGGAPVTAKGAPVAGIGVAGAPSGDLDEKFAKAGVAALNR; translated from the coding sequence ATGCAGAAGCTCTCCCGCCGCACCCGCGTCCTCACCGTCGCCGCCACCGCCGCCGTCCTCGGCGCCGGTACCTTCGGTGCCGTCTCCGCCACCGCAGGCACCCCCGACGCCGCCTCGAAGGCCGCCGTCACCGCCGACGCGGGCAACAAGAACCTGACGCAGTCCACGCACCTCACCGTCGCCGCCGCCACCAAGGCCGCGCAGGCCACCCTCGACGCGGCGAAGAAGGAGAACCAGCGCGTCTCCGTCGCCGTCGTCGACCGCAACGGCAACACCATCGTCGAGCTGCGCGGCGACGGCGCGGGCCCGCAGTCCCCCGAGTCCGCCGTGAAGAAGGCGTACACCGCCGTGTCCTGGAACGCGCCCACCTCCGAGCTGACCAAGCGCCTGGAGCAGGCCCCGAACCTGAAGGACATCCCCGGCACCCTGTTCCTCGCGGGCGGCGCGCCGGTCACCGCCAAGGGCGCGCCCGTCGCGGGCATCGGTGTCGCGGGCGCCCCGAGCGGCGACCTGGACGAGAAGTTCGCGAAGGCGGGCGTGGCGGCGCTCAACCGCTGA
- a CDS encoding sensor histidine kinase, translated as MGQRTPGLDPRTPGLDPRAPGLDPRTPDPDARWLAAVMHTAFFLLLGSSLARFLMRHPGEPRTPWIIALAVSLALLYVLGPTVGARPTAPRRLIWLSLVVAVWVVIVILAPSFAWCAVPLFYTGLRTLPPRAALFLVAVLTAFVVVAQLQLAGAFDPILLFAPPAWAAVAAAVFLYMQRQAARQRELIDDLIRTRRELAATERREGTLAERQRLSMEIHDTLAQGLSSQQMLLQAADRVWDTDPAKARTHVRTAESITEHGLAEARRFVQDLAPADLADGGDVAQALRALAERESERESERESGAGLTVRFHAEGTPPPLPDRVSSALLRIAQGALANVREHADATTAALTLTFLDDQVVLDVADDGRGFTPPTAAGTGTGTGTGVRGHGLPAIRARARQLGGTLTIESAPGEGAVLSVSIPLTPLIPLTPLEAQ; from the coding sequence ATGGGACAGCGCACACCGGGCCTCGACCCCCGCACACCGGGCCTCGACCCCCGCGCACCAGGGCTCGACCCCCGCACGCCGGACCCCGACGCCCGCTGGCTCGCGGCCGTCATGCACACCGCGTTCTTCCTGCTCCTCGGGTCGTCGCTGGCACGCTTCCTGATGCGGCACCCCGGTGAGCCCCGCACCCCGTGGATCATCGCGCTCGCGGTCTCCCTCGCCCTCCTCTACGTGCTCGGCCCCACCGTCGGCGCCCGCCCCACCGCGCCGCGCCGCCTGATCTGGCTGAGCCTCGTCGTGGCCGTCTGGGTCGTGATCGTCATACTCGCGCCGAGCTTCGCGTGGTGCGCGGTGCCGCTCTTCTACACCGGGCTCCGTACGCTGCCGCCGCGCGCAGCCCTCTTCCTGGTGGCCGTCCTGACCGCCTTCGTGGTCGTCGCACAGCTGCAACTCGCGGGCGCCTTCGACCCGATACTGCTGTTCGCGCCGCCCGCGTGGGCGGCCGTCGCGGCGGCCGTCTTCCTGTACATGCAGCGCCAGGCCGCCCGCCAGCGCGAACTGATCGACGACTTGATCCGTACGCGCCGCGAACTGGCCGCCACGGAGCGCCGCGAGGGCACCCTCGCCGAGCGACAGCGCCTGTCCATGGAGATCCACGACACCCTCGCGCAGGGCCTGTCCAGTCAGCAGATGCTGCTGCAGGCCGCCGACCGCGTCTGGGACACGGACCCGGCGAAGGCGCGCACGCACGTCCGCACCGCGGAGTCGATCACGGAGCACGGTCTCGCGGAGGCCCGCCGCTTCGTGCAGGACCTGGCTCCCGCGGACCTCGCGGACGGCGGCGACGTGGCCCAGGCGCTGCGGGCCCTCGCGGAGCGCGAGTCGGAGCGCGAGTCGGAGCGCGAGTCGGGGGCGGGACTCACCGTCCGCTTCCACGCGGAGGGCACCCCGCCGCCGCTGCCCGACCGGGTCAGCTCGGCGCTGCTGCGCATCGCGCAGGGCGCCCTGGCGAACGTACGCGAGCACGCGGACGCGACGACGGCGGCGCTGACCCTCACGTTCCTCGACGACCAGGTGGTCCTGGACGTGGCGGACGACGGCCGCGGTTTCACGCCGCCGACCGCAGCGGGCACGGGTACGGGTACGGGTACGGGCGTACGCGGACACGGCCTGCCCGCGATCCGCGCGCGGGCCCGCCAGCTCGGCGGCACACTGACGATCGAGTCGGCGCCCGGCGAGGGCGCGGTCCTCTCCGTATCGATCCCGCTGACCCCACTGATCCCGCTGACCCCGCTGGAGGCCCAGTGA
- a CDS encoding response regulator has translation MTDTAPAPIPAPVRLLVCDDHVVVRAGLLALLGSAPDIEVVGEAGTGEEAVALAAKLTPDVVLMDLQLGEGIDGVEATRRITSAPAPTPHVLVLTTYDTDADITRAIEAGATGYLLKAERPEELFSAIQAASQGRTALSPPVATRVMARMRAPRPTLTDRERDILGQLSQGLGNRDIARALFISEATVKTHLGRIYDKLGVDTRAGAVSVAKEQRLLP, from the coding sequence GTGACCGACACCGCGCCCGCCCCCATCCCCGCCCCCGTCCGCCTGCTGGTCTGCGACGACCACGTCGTCGTACGCGCGGGCCTGCTCGCCCTGCTCGGCAGCGCACCGGACATCGAGGTGGTCGGCGAGGCGGGCACGGGCGAGGAAGCGGTGGCGCTGGCCGCGAAACTGACGCCGGACGTGGTCCTGATGGACCTGCAACTGGGCGAGGGCATCGACGGCGTGGAAGCCACCCGCCGCATCACGTCGGCCCCGGCCCCGACCCCGCACGTCCTGGTCCTGACGACCTACGACACGGACGCGGACATCACCCGCGCCATCGAGGCGGGCGCGACGGGCTACCTGCTCAAGGCGGAGCGCCCCGAGGAACTCTTCTCCGCGATCCAGGCCGCGTCCCAGGGCCGCACCGCGCTCTCACCCCCGGTCGCCACCCGCGTCATGGCCCGCATGCGCGCCCCCCGGCCCACGCTCACCGACCGCGAACGCGACATCCTCGGCCAGCTCTCCCAGGGCCTCGGCAACCGCGACATCGCCCGAGCCCTGTTCATCAGCGAGGCCACGGTCAAAACCCACCTGGGCCGCATCTACGACAAGCTGGGCGTGGACACGAGGGCGGGAGCGGTCTCAGTGGCCAAGGAACAACGCCTGCTGCCGTGA
- a CDS encoding Uma2 family endonuclease, translating into MAALPLPEYEPCQEFDRRSLVSLVQDRVPAMPVEEAFVWFNAVAPKGWRVELIEGEIHVTPPPNGEHEEFVAEMSHQVAVRRPGKELRSYTGIGLYLPGASLSGQVEPDLVIAPKGSFANDDKYHDPAAVLLVAEVTSRSTGDNDRHKKILGYARAGIPVYLLIDREAGNAVLYTEPAGEEYEHQEIFKLSKVVPLPEPLGFELDTSEF; encoded by the coding sequence ATGGCAGCACTGCCACTTCCGGAGTACGAGCCCTGTCAGGAGTTCGACCGCCGGTCTCTGGTGAGTCTGGTCCAGGACCGGGTGCCTGCCATGCCGGTGGAGGAAGCCTTCGTCTGGTTCAACGCGGTTGCCCCCAAGGGGTGGCGCGTGGAGTTGATCGAAGGGGAGATCCACGTGACGCCTCCACCCAATGGGGAGCATGAGGAATTCGTCGCCGAGATGAGCCATCAGGTGGCCGTTCGGCGGCCGGGGAAGGAACTGCGTTCCTATACGGGCATCGGCCTGTACCTGCCAGGTGCCTCTTTGTCCGGTCAAGTCGAGCCCGACCTGGTGATTGCCCCGAAGGGCAGCTTCGCCAACGATGACAAGTACCACGACCCCGCCGCCGTCCTCCTCGTGGCGGAAGTGACCTCCCGGTCCACCGGCGACAACGACCGTCACAAGAAGATCCTCGGTTACGCCCGCGCGGGCATCCCCGTCTACCTGCTCATCGACCGCGAGGCGGGGAACGCCGTGCTGTACACGGAGCCCGCGGGCGAGGAGTACGAGCACCAGGAGATCTTCAAGCTCTCCAAGGTCGTTCCCCTTCCGGAGCCTCTCGGCTTCGAGCTCGACACCAGCGAGTTCTGA
- a CDS encoding pentapeptide repeat-containing protein, with protein sequence MAQRTKPVRVVEAVRRAAVRLPPLRPYDGGELRPDGDYDGVEFRDLDLGGQDGGGALFMDCAVTGCAVDETRLVRARFVDSVLTEPRGVGTDLAEASLRDVEVVDARLGGVQLHGGVLERVVVRGGKIDYVNLRKARLRDVVFEGCVLVEPDFGQASLERVEFRDCVVRGADFTGVRMKDVDLRDAAELDIARGIERLAGAVISPSQLMELAPAFAAQVGVRVAGPGE encoded by the coding sequence ATGGCGCAGAGGACGAAACCGGTGCGGGTGGTCGAGGCGGTACGACGGGCCGCGGTGCGGTTGCCTCCGCTGCGGCCGTACGACGGAGGGGAGTTGCGGCCCGACGGGGACTACGACGGGGTGGAGTTCCGGGACCTGGACCTGGGCGGGCAGGACGGTGGTGGGGCCCTGTTCATGGACTGCGCGGTGACGGGGTGCGCGGTCGACGAGACGCGGCTGGTCAGGGCGCGGTTCGTGGACTCCGTGCTGACGGAGCCGCGCGGGGTGGGGACCGATCTCGCCGAGGCGTCGCTGCGGGACGTCGAGGTCGTCGACGCGCGGCTCGGGGGCGTGCAGTTGCACGGGGGCGTGCTGGAGCGGGTCGTGGTGCGCGGCGGGAAGATCGACTACGTGAACCTGCGGAAGGCGCGGCTGCGGGACGTCGTGTTCGAGGGGTGCGTGCTGGTGGAGCCGGACTTCGGGCAGGCGTCGCTCGAGCGGGTGGAGTTCCGGGACTGTGTGGTGCGGGGGGCCGATTTCACGGGGGTGCGGATGAAGGACGTCGACCTGCGGGACGCGGCGGAGCTGGACATCGCGCGGGGCATCGAGCGTCTCGCCGGTGCGGTGATCAGCCCGTCCCAGCTGATGGAACTGGCTCCGGCGTTCGCGGCGCAGGTGGGGGTGCGGGTGGCGGGGCCTGGGGAGTAG